Proteins encoded by one window of Candidatus Methylomirabilota bacterium:
- a CDS encoding carbohydrate ABC transporter permease — protein sequence MATNALNEAVGGHGGGAPPLPPIQNKKRRLKALTAAGMLLFLLVILVPFWWIASMSFKTYEQIQFATSIYVPSPFTWENYTGLWTDTRFPLWLRNSIVTALVVTATTTVIASLAGYAVARLRFPGRESVASLILILYLIPPALLFIPLYRVLTELGATNHLSSLFLSYPTFTVPFCTWLLIGFFKALPDELEEAALIDGAGRITAFLRVLLPLAAPGLVASAIFAFTLSWNEFLYALVFIQDEKAITVPVGLNLLIYGDVFHWGQLMAASVITTIPVVALYVFIHRWMVEGLVAGSVKG from the coding sequence ATGGCCACGAACGCGCTGAACGAGGCGGTGGGGGGGCATGGGGGAGGAGCGCCGCCGCTCCCCCCCATTCAGAACAAGAAGCGCCGGCTGAAAGCCCTCACCGCGGCGGGCATGCTCCTGTTCCTGCTCGTCATCCTGGTGCCGTTCTGGTGGATCGCCAGCATGTCGTTCAAGACCTACGAGCAGATCCAGTTCGCCACCAGCATCTACGTGCCGAGCCCCTTCACCTGGGAGAACTACACCGGTCTCTGGACCGACACCCGGTTCCCCCTCTGGCTGCGCAACAGCATCGTCACCGCGCTAGTGGTGACCGCGACCACCACCGTGATCGCCAGCCTCGCCGGCTACGCGGTGGCGCGGCTCCGCTTCCCGGGCCGCGAGTCGGTGGCGAGCCTCATCCTCATCCTGTACCTCATTCCGCCCGCCCTGCTGTTCATCCCGCTCTACCGGGTGCTGACCGAGCTGGGCGCCACCAACCATCTCTCGTCGCTGTTCCTCTCGTATCCGACCTTCACGGTGCCGTTCTGCACCTGGCTGCTGATCGGCTTCTTCAAGGCGCTGCCCGACGAGCTGGAAGAAGCGGCCCTGATCGACGGCGCCGGCCGCATCACCGCGTTCCTGCGCGTGCTGCTACCCCTGGCCGCGCCGGGACTGGTGGCCTCGGCCATCTTCGCGTTCACCCTGTCCTGGAACGAGTTCCTCTACGCGCTCGTCTTCATCCAGGACGAGAAGGCCATCACGGTGCCGGTCGGACTCAACCTGCTCATCTACGGCGACGTCTTCCACTGGGGTCAGCTCATGGCCGCCTCCGTGATCACCACCATTCCGGTGGTCGCCCTCTATGTCTTCATCCACCGCTGGATGGTGGAGGGGCTGGTCGCGGGCTCGGTGAAGGGCTGA